One bacterium DNA segment encodes these proteins:
- a CDS encoding sterol desaturase family protein has product MHIALGAGEIKILVQVGALALILCLEAVFPLFQGRKERFRHIGRNLAVGLLNGILLALLFSTLTASVTLRAQETGFGLLSTLSCPPWAETLLALFLFDLWMYLWHRANHRIPFLWRFHRMHHTDDQLDVSSALRFHTGELVLSSLLRLAVVPLLGMSLSQLILYETLLQPIILFHHSNVALPERFDRVLRFLIVTPNMHRVHHSQERFETDSNYSSVFSFWDRLGKSFRRRPDPLTLRYGLPEFPDEKWQTVAGMLKTPLAHSQ; this is encoded by the coding sequence ATGCACATTGCTCTTGGAGCGGGAGAGATCAAGATTCTGGTCCAGGTCGGGGCGTTGGCCCTGATCCTTTGCCTTGAGGCGGTCTTCCCGCTGTTTCAAGGAAGGAAGGAAAGGTTCCGACACATCGGCCGGAACCTAGCCGTGGGGCTTTTGAACGGAATCCTTCTCGCCCTCCTCTTTTCCACGCTGACCGCCTCCGTAACCCTTCGGGCGCAGGAGACAGGTTTCGGCCTCCTTTCAACACTCTCCTGCCCCCCCTGGGCGGAAACTCTCTTGGCCCTCTTCCTTTTCGACCTGTGGATGTACCTCTGGCACCGGGCGAATCACCGGATCCCTTTTTTGTGGCGGTTCCACCGGATGCATCACACCGACGATCAGTTGGACGTGTCTTCAGCGCTTCGTTTCCACACGGGAGAGCTCGTCTTATCCTCGCTCCTCCGCCTCGCGGTCGTCCCTCTTTTAGGGATGAGCCTGTCGCAACTGATTCTCTACGAAACACTCCTGCAGCCGATCATCCTCTTCCACCATAGCAATGTCGCCCTTCCGGAGCGGTTCGATCGCGTACTTCGCTTCCTGATCGTCACGCCAAACATGCACCGTGTCCATCACTCGCAGGAGAGATTCGAAACCGACTCGAACTATTCCAGCGTTTTTTCGTTCTGGGACCGTCTCGGGAAGAGCTTCCGGCGCAGGCCCGATCCGCTCACCCTCCGCTACGGGCTGCCGGAATTTCCGGATGAAAAATGGCAAACCGTGGCCGGCATGTTGAAGACGCCGCTAGCGCATTCGCAATAA